Genomic DNA from Theobroma cacao cultivar B97-61/B2 chromosome 3, Criollo_cocoa_genome_V2, whole genome shotgun sequence:
acaacaataaaaattGCCTTTGGTAAAGCCCCATTCCAACTGCTGCAAGATCATTTATCCTTTATCCTTGTCCTTTTAGCTCTGAAGATTGATAACCCCAAACAGCATCTGAATAATAAAACAGTCAAAAGGTCATATCATTCTCAGTACCAATACATGATCCTCCAAAACCAAGTATTTTTGAGAGATATGAAGGACCAGGAAGCAAATCTCCTTGAAAGTTGAGACAGAAATCCAAAATGGAAAATCCAATGAAAGTCTTTAAAAACCAAGAGAcgtaaaaaaaatgatggaaacaattttagaaaaaaattatataatccGAGTGTAGACTTATGTCTTATGTCCTAAAGGTAGAATTTCCAACATAGCTGCTGTCAACAACAACCTCCGAAGACCATGTGTTAAGCCcaaaaacaagagaaagaaacaatgaaatgataaaaaaaagaaaagccacAAGCAACAAAGTCTTCTACTTTTTGAGggaaaaaagtgaaagaagaaaaaacgtTGATAGTGAAGATACtgcaaaaaaatgaaaaaagaacacaagataagaaaatgaagaattaaaaattttctgcaTTTAGAATGGCCAGCCAAGAACCACTGCACATAAAAGCCATTATCAAGCAAACTGATATTAGGAGAAGATTcagaaaaagaagatgaagttcaaacaaaaatttcaCCTGTTTGAAGTCCTTAATCAATGGCCACATCTTGCACACATTTATCTTGTGtaatacaattaaaatataaccaaaatacagaaaaaaaaattgcaagtAAAATTTCTAACAAAATCCTTCATCCTTACAATTTTGTgcaatacaataaaaatataaccaaaataaagaaaaaaaaatgcaagtaAAATTTCTAACAAGCTTCAAGTCTGCTGCCTATACTTTATAAACCTATCTACCTTCCAAGCAATAATGCAAATCAGATTTTAAGACCAAGCAAAAGCAAAATCCTTCATCCTTACAATTTTGCAAATAAAAGGGTCATAAAGCAAAATCCCCAAACAGAATCCGAAAATAAAAGGGTCATAAAGGCATATCATGCTCAgtaccaaaacaaaatcctccAAAATTAAGTATACCAGAGAGATGCGAAAATCCAAGAAAATCCAATGGAAGTCTTAGATACCAAGAGTCCTAAAAAATGGTGGAAacaattaagaagaaaaaaaaaactgtatAAAGAGGTAAAAGTTAAAAGTACACAGAACACAGGAATCCATAGCAGAAATGACGGCTGAGTAAAAATTTCTCCATTGGTAAAGCCCAACCAACATGTagtaaaaattacaaattaaatcCAAACTTCACAAATCCAAGAAATGAAAGCACAACTGGAATATACATTAGTGCAGAACTTTTAAAACCTAAGAAATATCTGCTACCTACAATCACAAAAGTACTCATATATATCATGAACACAAGAGAAAAGTCTGAATAAGATTACTGTCCCAACCAGCAAGGTTGTCCGCAACCTTTTGAAACAAGCGACCGCCAGAATCTTTCCAAACCTAAATCTACAGCACAAACCTGTACTTATCTTGAGTTATATTAAGCAGATTTTAAGTAAATGTAAGACATAAACAATTAATTGGCCTTGACTCCTCATCTACTTACCCAATGCCTCCATCCCAAGCTCCATCCATAAAGAGATAACAAAGCTATATATGATCTCATTCTCCCTACGTAATGGTCGTAATTTCTAACAACAGCCCACCTAAGAATCAGGAACATGTAAGCATAGAAAGCAATCAAAAGCAACATACTGCACAAAAACCTAAGATTAAGAACTTCCAaaacaaagaataaaaagaagtGCATGAAAAACATTTGACGAAGCACCCTACTCCAACTGCAGCAAGATCCTTCATCCTTGCCCTTCCtgcttttaattttgaaaactgATTACACATCAGCATCTAAAACAATAAAAGGGTCAAAAAGCCATATAATGCTCAGTGACATTAACTACACGAGATGCTAAAAGCTCcaaactaaaaattttgaagagaCACGATAAGAACCAGGAAGCAGATCTCCTTAGGAATTGAGACAGGActccaaaatttaaaatccaaCTGACCCTGATCAAACAAAACCGTTAAAAGAtattcaaatcaataaaatccAAGAAATCCTAATCAAGGGTgcgaaaatatttataaaaatagttGTAAGTAACCATAGTATATTTGTGTTATCTGCTTAAGGTAGAATTTCAAAATTGCTGCTGTCAAAAACTGCCTATGAAAACCAGGAGTCCAGATTTGTCAAGAGAAAAAATGGTCAACTGAAAAACAAGGCACACAAAGGGCAGacggctttaatttttaaatttgttttaaaacagAAGGATCAAAGTAAAAGATCTTGCAACAATGAACAAGAAATTAACAGCAAGAATGAAGACTTAAATTTTTCCCCATCACAATGCCCAGCCAACCACTGCACACGAAAGCCTTTATCAAGCAAACTGATAAAAGCCATGATCAATTTTCCACCACTGATAAAAAACTGTTCGGTAGCAAATGTCCAGATACAAAAGCCCAAAATTTGAACGCGCAAAAACTTGAAATCTGAAAATGTCTTTCCCACCTTAAAAACACAAACACATAAAGAAGATCACTGAGCAAGGTTATCATGTCTGAAAACACCATATTTATGAATTATCATGTGAAGACATAACATTGACCATGATCATTAATTGTCTATGCATCTGCAAAAATGCATTAAGCAAGGTGATCACTGCCTGTAAAACATCAAGATAAATTCCATTGATGAATCATACCATCAATTGTCTCTGCATTCACTTACCCCTTTCTCTCTTCAGACTCCATTGAtccaatatataaaatttttcacactCCCAACATAATGTGACTAACCCACAGAAATTGCAGAAAAATTCCTACCAAAATTCACAAAAAGTACGAATAATCTTTCATCTCCTGACATATTACTAATTaacttcaaaagaaaaaattattcacaacGTGGAAGGAGAAACAGCCCTAGTGATAGTGGTGATCACGGCCATGAGGAAATTTTCAAGGATCAGCACTTTAGAAAAGGAAAGCCAGCAACATCACTGCAGTCAGAAACCATATATTGAAATATCCTCCAAAGttccaaaacaaaacaagaaataCAGAACTCGTAAAAGAGGAAGGGAACCCAAAAGAACCATCTGTCCATTCGCACAAAATAATTAACCGAGAAGAGAGCCCATACTCGTTATGTTCAACATGGAACGGTACCGAAACTTTTGTGAAAACTCTGAGAAGAATAAATACCAAAACAGATCgatttaatcaaaatagaGGTCGGCGATCACGGCCATAAGGAAGTTCAAGGATCAGCACTTTAGAAAAGCAAAGCCAGCAGCATCACTGCAGTCAGAAACCATATATTGTAACATCTACCAAAGttccaaaacaaaacaagataTAGAACTCGTAATAAAGGAAAGGAACCCAAAGAACCATCTGTCCATCCGCACCAGATGATTAACTGAAAAGAGAGCCAATATTcattatgtttcaaaattgaaCGGTACCAAAACTTTTCTAAAAACTCCGAGAAGAATAAACATCAAAACTGATCGATTTAGTCAgatctcaaaaaaaaaaaaaaggttagaGTTAGATGTACTATCATCGTCACAACGGATCAACGCCAACAAAATCACAAGATCACCGTCCATTCCAAGAACAGCCAACCTACGAAACACAAAATCCGAGATTTAACCGATTTCTATCACAATTTCGATAAATCTAACAAGAAAGATCTGAGATAGAGTTAGATGTACGATCATCATCCCAGGGGATCGACGCCAACAGAATCACAAGATCACCGTCCATTCCCAGAACAGCCAACCTACGAAACACAAATTCCGACATTCAACCGATTTCAATCACTATTTCGATAGATCTAATAGGAAAGATCTAAAAACGCAATTCAAATCCAACTCCGAATCGAAACCAAAACAAGTAACCGTTGAAAAGGAGAGAAACAAGCGCGGCACAGACACCTACACTACAAAACGCGCGTACTCCCAAATTTCCTGAGGCGAATAACGGTGAGCTGAGGAGGATGTATTTATAGAATAAGAGGGGTCAGAATAGAGGGCTCGGATTAAGCGGTGGAACATATATGAACGGTCCGGATCGTTCGTCAGGTACAGCTGGAGTTCGTTGCTGCGTTTGACCACGCATATGTggtctttaaaaattttagccGTTATATGTCGGTTATAAAAGAGGCCTTACCATTATATGACTAAGCCCAAAAATTTTCTCGGCCTCAGGCTTCAAACTAGTAGATTGCTGATCCAATAAGAAGAAAGCACAATATATTAAGCATTGGTActataaatgaataatataaACACAAAAAAATGGATGTAACTTCTTTAATATTGGTCTTCTAAACGAATAATCTctaaatatatcattttatttcgTTACACTcatctttatgtttttttcacttctctttattttctcgTCACCTTCtaaatttgattatgaattataaaattgtcagcaattcttttcttattccattttttctttctttatttcctttttttctttttttgtctctttttctttttttctctgcATAAGATTTTCCATTAAATTAGTAATCTTATAAAAACTTTCTCAATAATCTTGTACAAGATTTCaataagttaaaaatattttaatcaaattatgcAATTAGCCCATGTATCAATTGAATTGAcattgttaattttaaaaaatataataactcaatttttataaattagtgtacagaaattaaaatctatcattttgataaaataCAATAATTGATTACATAATTTGatcaaatattttcttaataccttttatttaattttaataacttgaaatttctaaaatattaGATACTAAGTTAATCATATTACATACttatttaacatttttagCATTATTTGGCATGTCATTTTGCATAATTGTTAAGCAGTTTTAGTAATTTTGATATCTCAAATCAAACCCccaaaatgaataattatttttcataaaactcatttatttgtatttAGTAACCTTACCAATACTTTCACTTTTAAATTACAAtgctattaaaaaaaaaaaaactttacaaATACTTTCTCAATAACTTTCGATCgagttttaataatttacatatttcttaataaCCTTTTATGTAATTTCAGTAACTCAATATCCTTGAAATAACAGAGATTAAGTttctaaatttatatataGGTATATAACTTCTTTAGTAAATTTGGTCTCATAAATGAATAATCTCTAAATGTACAATTATTGTTTTTCCTAACACtcatctttaatttttttatcccacttttttcattttatttttatatatttttctattttttatttgtcgtttttccttcttttttttttcattttcattaaatttgtcATTAAATTAGTAACTATACAAATATAATTTCAATAATCTTCCATGAAATTCAGTAACTAGCAAATATTTGAACAGTACTCGTCAATGTAGTTTCATCAacctaaaattattaaaatattatgtacGAAATTACTCAAACTCGTTTATTTGTTTAGcattatttatgaaaaaaataatttattatgagattattgattaaaaagtaaaatttttcatttattttctatttcccTGTAACCTCTAAATTTGATTAGAAATTATCAAAAGTTAATCAAATTTTCCttattccaatttttttcttttattattctcTTGTCCTTTTGCTAAATGAAGTCCTGCTATTGGCAAAAGAGAGACTCGAACCATCCTATCCATTTTTTGTATGCAAATTGTCAAAACATATTGAAATAGACTTGAagtatattatttaaatttttttataatataaaaaattttaaaatttatatatatattctttaaatggctccttcaataattttttatttaataattaacaacaaataaagaataaaaaaaatctcacatGTTTCactcaattataaaaatttttattttttaatttatattatttttttatttttttatactatttacttatatgttataaatttctataaatttttttttcaaatttctacGAACTATCAAccatatttgtttttgttatattaTATGTGAATTTCATCTTTTACTTATCATGTtcgtatttttttattattttgattttatttttcatgattttaatatttaaaaattaataaattattatataattttcaaatataagttgtaatgttgcttaaaattttatcaatgcatcattttttaattaatactaGTTATGTAAgagaaattattttgaatatatattttttatatgttttacgttttatatttagttaaaaataaattattttgaatatatagtttttaaatgatcttaattatataaaaagaaattattaatcttatatatcatatttaactatttatattttacgcattatagttttatatttattattataagttTAGATAGAAATAAGATAAGAATATTAGATATTGaatgcattaatttttttttaagtttgattaaagTATGAGTAGgttgaaaatatttaacaaattctttttaaaaaatacaaatcattcaaatgattcTCCTACACTTAAACTATTAAATCTTAGTACTTCAACtcatgaataaaaataatctgAATAAAAATGTCTAACACTCAATCCtaaataaatgaattttttcaatacataatttttaattaaagaatttgaatttaGAAAGTGTAGTCAAGcacaatttttctaaaaaattactgtaaatttttttatctacatatcatataaaattattttctattaccaatcttttgattattgattaagtttaatttatcaatttttaaaatttttaacctttattcgtttgtttttaacttttacTAAAAGTTGACTAATTTCATCCCTGGTGATAATATACTTTGGTTCTCGTATAAGTTTCTAGAATTATAATCTACGAACCAAAATCAGAGATAAGCGTAAAATGGACATTGCCATCAAGGAACTTATTCTGTAAGAGGATACGACGAAAGAGGTGATAAAACTTCTTAACGAAATTTGGCCTATCTAAGAAAGTAGATTCAAAGGGCGATGTAACAAATTGCAAGAACCTCACTTTCGCCATGCCTACATATACTTGCTATTGCACTGCCAAATTTCACCAGGCAACCTCAAAGCAAGAGCCTGAGTGAACACTCTTCTCTTTCCCTCTTTAGTTGATATGGCCACAGAACAATGCAAGCGCCCCGTTGAGAAAGCCTTCCACGAAGTGAGCCATGAACACCTGAGCACTGGCCAGGCCAAAGTTCACAAGGAGATGGTCGAAGCTGAGACTAAGAGTGTCGGTAAAACGCAAGCCGTGTCCAAGACCCAGACCCACGGCGTCCACGTTCAGCAACATGCAGCTCAAGCCATGGCCATGACTAGCCAtggaaagaaggaaaagaaaataaaagaaaagaaggagaagaaagaaaagaaggaaaaaaagtcTGAGCATAAGAAGAAGCCCGAGAAGGAGAAGAGTAAGCACAAGAAGAGCAAGGACAGCAGCAGCGACGGCGACTAAAGGGAAAGACCTGCTGCAAAAATAAGGCAAGAAGTTTATACACATAATCCCTTCAAAAACTAGCTCTGCTATATATTATCTTTATCATCAGTTATTATGATCTAATTCACTTCTTTGGTTTCTGCAGACTAGGATTGAGAAGCACAGAGAGGCGCCTGGTTGGCAATATAATGCTTACTaccttaaataaaaaaaaataaacgaCCAATGGCTGTGGGCATATGCTGATTATCTTTAGTCTCACAACAGTCAAACATGGTGTCATGTAAGACTGAATATTATCATATACTAatgaaaaaaccaaaaaaaaaattgatccGAGGGTCAATCTTATCTATAATTGCAGAAACTTGTGCAGCCTTTTTCCCCAGAAAAATATGCTACTGCTAATATTTAAGCAAGCTAATTCAATACGGTTCTGCTATATTGTCTGCCAGGAGATTGATATTTCAAATGACtcaaattgaaatcaaaataagtaaaatttgCAGGAACATGAACGACCtcatatatatgtattgcATTTAAGAACTTCTAAGCGGCAGAGCTGTAACGCAGTGCTCAGCTTGTTTAACTTGAAATTGATCTGTCCATTATACACCTTAGCTTCTTTATGGTCATATTATGAAGAGAATCACAGCTTCATTTATGCTGTTAAGACATTTGGGTGACAGAATGATATTTGCATGAAAAGAAAGTAGAAGAAGAAGGTCAATGCAGTTCAAGAAATAGTATttccatataaaaaaatgtagaATTTATTCTGTAGGTGACAGGATAAAAAGGCGACTACATTATTTTTTCTCCATTATATGAAAGCAGATTCAAAGAGTAATATTGAAAGTGAAGTGAAGGAATCCGACTTACTCCGTTCCTATTAAAGATTCCTTCATCCAGACTCATTTGACTGGCAATCCAGATATCCAAGTTTGGCATTTGAAGAACAATTCATTTCCATATAAGAAGCCACGTCTTGACTACCATTTGTAGCAGATTAGTTTAAGACATATAACACAACTTCACTACCATTTACAAGAGACATGAACAGTCGACTACACAGCCTGATAAAACAAAACTTTGCTACAACAGTAAGGCCAAGTGAAAAAGGGCATATTTGAACCTTGGGCCTTAACCGGTTAACCCTCCATTGGGACTTCTAGGTCAAGCCTCTAGGCTTTAAAACAAAACTTACACAAAAATGAGGCAAGCTTGTCTGTAGCAAAAGGAATCACCTTCCTGTGAGAGACCTGGAAACAAATGATGCAGTGGCCTGAACAGCTGCATCTTCAGCTTCATCTTGGGTTGATCCCTTAGTCTGCAGGTGCTTTTTTGAGATCTTAAATGAGTGATCACCACCATCAATCACATGCAACTCACTCATTGCCTTCATTTTCTTGCGAACAGCTTCCATTTTTTCCAAAGGACAGAGACCATCTTTGCTACCCTACACtcaagtttaaaataaaaataaattatcgTATTATAAGAATAACAGAAAACTACAAAGAAATTCTATATAAATTTGTGTTAAAAAATCTCATGTTGccaataaatataatatcataCTAGTTGAAACGTAGTGTCTACTAGGTCCATCAGCATACAGCAAAACAAAGAGaactaaatttataaatttatcaGCAAGTATagcaaaataagaaaaataaggcCTAAAGTTTCTAATATAATGCCCAATTCTTTCAATATTATACAACCAAGGCATGAAAACTATGAAGACAGCCACATGCATTTAGAAAAATGAACTATGTAATAAGGCGAAAGGAGTACCTGGACAAACATCACAGGAACTGTAAGTTGCAACAAGGTTTCATCTCTCACTGCTCCATTCATCCCCTGATATTTAAGCACGAAAATATAGTATAACAAGGCACATTCTGTTTATAAGTTACATCACAGAGGACAAACTACCACTCTTCAGGGGAAGAAGTCTTTCTTGATTCCTATCCCACCCTATCCTCCATTCAGAAAGTTACctttattcattatttatttatttatttattgctCCCTGATTCCTGCTGTTCTGAGAAGAAGAAGCAGTAGAAGAAAAAGTCTGCACAGTCCCCTAAACCCTTTATAGACTTGAACATTCTAATGCACTACCTTGATATTGCCATTAAGGAGAAGCAAAATAAGGAAAGAAATCCAAGGAATTCCTTTGTTTAGCAGATTTAGTAAAGGAAAGAAAGTGTAGCATGCTCCCTGATGCGGTTCACAGCAAACTCCAGTTACACTGACACTGCTTATCATCTATAGCTAGACAGGCACCATTTAAACTTACACTTCAATTCCATTACCTCCATGTCAGATGATGATGTAAttaatgaaatggaaaaaatgaaaaacctcCCAAagaattatcaaattaaaaatttcaaagaaaggAACATGTCAAGTGTTAAGATTCAAGAATatacaattttcaaaacaaaaaaaaagacattCAAGAATATACAAATTAAGTCATAATTGATGCTACATTCTTAAGTCTTATGAAAGAAATCTTTCTACCAATCCGTGAATGAAAAGTAACCATAAAAAAGATTACCCTTGAGAAATCTACATCAGAACATAAATGGTGGATAACTAGCTATGAACATGGAATTGATCCAATACAAACAACAAGAACTATCTCATGTCCTAACAATAAACACAAAATTATGAGAACAAGCATCGGTTATCATCCATGCATACTTCAAATCCAGAAACTGGCAAAAAGTAAGACAAAGACAAACCTTAAGTGGGTATCCTAGGCAAACAATTAATGAAGCAGCAATGTCTTCCCTGCCAGCCACCATGCAGCTGACTCTACAAAGAAACATGACTTTAAAGTAAGACATCTACAACAAGCATCAATCAATATTAGCATCTTAGGAATATGAGCGATAGCATTTCTAATGGAACATCAAAACCATGATTACGGTCCTTAAAATCCTTGAAGCAGAAAAGGGTAAAATACTATTATTATATTCAACCTTGAACCCATTGATTTCCCTGCCAAAATCAGAGGGTGCCCAGGATATTTGGAAACTGCATTTTTAACAATATCTGAGTGGAAATCTACCAATTTGTCTGCTTTAGGTGGAGCCCTTCTTTTTCCCCCAGATATATCTGCAATACCCCGACAATCCTCAATTTTTAGATTCCAAATTATCACAGGAATGAAATTgccaatttcttttctttaattttccaactttaaaatattttgactaaaaattTGACTTACAAGGGTAGTCAAATGTCACTACTTCAACGGCATTTAACGCTTTCTTTAACATTTTCGTCCATCTGCATAAATTTAACTCATCTAAATCCAGATTAaccataataaaaaaaccatTTAACTTAATAAGAACgaatttaagcatttttttaaggaaaaggATGAAAAGAGAAGAGGGACCTGATCATCCAATCAGAAGACGAGGGAGCACCAGCGCCATGAGCGAAGACCACCACAGGGGATGATTTTTCCAGGGTCAACTTTGACTCTGGCGGTGATTCTGTGTCATCTGTATGATGGTCTTCGGTCTGATCTTGTCGCCTTCGCTTTGATGGCCGTGAAGAAGCCATTCCTTGAAATCCTCGCCCCCTTCCTTTTCCCAATTCGAACAAATAAACCCTCTCTGAcctgaaattttcttttgggcTTCTCGTCAAACAATTCGGAAAccctaaaaatattatttgaagtGACCTTGGCGCCGGTGGCCAGATATTCCTATGGCGTTTCGCGCCACTTTCTCACCCCTACTTCCAACTGCCACGCGTCGCTTAAACATGTCCACATAACCGATAGGTAGAACCTTTGGGCTTTTTATGGGCCGAGGCCTTTTTA
This window encodes:
- the LOC18606683 gene encoding KAT8 regulatory NSL complex subunit 3 isoform X2, with amino-acid sequence MASSRPSKRRRQDQTEDHHTDDTESPPESKLTLEKSSPVVVFAHGAGAPSSSDWMIRWTKMLKKALNAVEVVTFDYPYISGGKRRAPPKADKLVDFHSDIVKNAVSKYPGHPLILAGKSMGSSCMVAGREDIAASLIVCLGYPLKGMNGAVRDETLLQLTVPVMFVQGSKDGLCPLEKMEAVRKKMKAMSELHVIDGGDHSFKISKKHLQTKGSTQDEAEDAAVQATASFVSRSLTGR
- the LOC18606683 gene encoding KAT8 regulatory NSL complex subunit 3 isoform X1, with product MASSRPSKRRRQDQTEDHHTDDTESPPESKLTLEKSSPVVVFAHGAGAPSSSDWMIRWTKMLKKALNAVEVVTFDYPYISGGKRRAPPKADKLVDFHSDIVKNAVSKYPGHPLILAGKSMGSRVSCMVAGREDIAASLIVCLGYPLKGMNGAVRDETLLQLTVPVMFVQGSKDGLCPLEKMEAVRKKMKAMSELHVIDGGDHSFKISKKHLQTKGSTQDEAEDAAVQATASFVSRSLTGR